From the genome of Variovorax sp. RA8, one region includes:
- a CDS encoding ABC transporter permease, with protein sequence MPRYIASRLLQGLALVLAVVILNFVLVHAAPGDPVETIAGASGGMSPEMMAQLRRQYGLDRPLPVQLGVYLGKVLQGDLGYSYFFNLPVTALIAERVPATLLLVLSAVLLAFGVGTALGVLSSRKPNGLLSQFITVLSMVGFAAPVFWVGIMLMILFASILPILPVAGMRSADSSGGGIADVLDVLHHLVLPTVTLGLVYLAQYSRLARSSMLDVLGADFIRTARAKGLAERVVLYKHALRNALLPVVTVLGLQFGNVLAGAILVETVFNWPGLGRLAFDSVLRRDYPTILGVLLFSSIVVVVMNQLTDLCYRLIDPRIKSS encoded by the coding sequence ATGCCGCGCTACATCGCGTCGCGCCTGCTGCAGGGCCTGGCCCTGGTGCTGGCGGTGGTGATCCTCAACTTCGTGCTGGTGCACGCCGCGCCCGGCGATCCGGTAGAGACCATCGCCGGCGCCAGCGGCGGCATGTCGCCCGAGATGATGGCGCAGCTGCGCAGGCAGTACGGGCTCGATCGCCCGCTGCCGGTGCAGCTGGGCGTGTACCTCGGCAAGGTGCTGCAGGGCGACCTCGGCTATTCCTACTTCTTCAACCTGCCCGTCACCGCGCTGATCGCCGAACGCGTGCCCGCCACGCTGCTGCTGGTGCTGAGCGCGGTGCTGCTGGCCTTCGGGGTCGGCACGGCCCTGGGCGTGCTCTCCTCGCGCAAGCCCAACGGGCTGCTGTCGCAGTTCATCACCGTGCTGTCGATGGTGGGCTTCGCAGCGCCGGTGTTCTGGGTCGGGATCATGCTGATGATCCTGTTCGCCTCCATCCTGCCCATCCTGCCGGTGGCAGGCATGCGCTCGGCCGACAGCTCGGGCGGCGGCATCGCCGACGTGCTCGACGTGCTGCATCACCTGGTGCTGCCGACGGTCACGCTCGGCCTGGTCTACCTCGCGCAGTACAGCCGGCTGGCGCGCTCCTCGATGCTGGACGTGCTGGGCGCGGACTTCATCCGCACCGCGCGCGCCAAGGGCCTGGCAGAGCGCGTGGTGCTCTACAAGCATGCGCTGCGCAACGCGCTGCTGCCGGTGGTGACGGTGCTGGGCCTGCAGTTCGGCAACGTGCTGGCCGGGGCGATCCTGGTCGAGACGGTGTTCAACTGGCCCGGCCTCGGGCGGCTCGCCTTCGACTCGGTGCTGCGCCGCGACTATCCGACCATCCTCGGCGTGCTGCTGTTCTCCTCCATCGTGGTCGTCGTGATGAACCAGCTCACCGACCTGTGCTATCGCCTGATCGATCCGCGGATCAAGTCCTCATGA
- a CDS encoding Bug family tripartite tricarboxylate transporter substrate binding protein, giving the protein MKRLLYLLIGLLAAVAAAAQTGSPPHMTIIVGGPPGTPGDIVARVLSDPLGKELGQPIVVENRPGAAGSIALGAVRRATADGNTLGVFALQSTVAAHTVKSLPYDTARDLAPVRQISTVANVLVVRSEGTAVEFADLLRRDPQSRLAYASGGTGTPSHLAAELFAQHVKTQIRHVPFNGPIAALTALAGGHVDAMFATAPASLPLIKGGKLRPLAVTSPQRLPTLPDVPTLVELGYADASLVDWHGLVAPAGTPPERIEQISTAIGKVLADESVRQRLQSAGVQPVGASGPPAFRSFVDDETRRWTEVLRRGGISLQ; this is encoded by the coding sequence ATGAAGAGACTTCTGTACCTTCTGATTGGCCTGCTTGCAGCCGTTGCCGCCGCCGCGCAAACCGGCAGCCCTCCCCACATGACGATCATCGTCGGCGGGCCTCCGGGCACGCCGGGCGACATCGTCGCCCGGGTACTCAGCGACCCGCTCGGAAAGGAACTCGGCCAACCGATCGTGGTCGAGAACCGGCCAGGAGCCGCAGGAAGCATTGCACTTGGCGCGGTCAGGCGCGCCACGGCCGATGGCAACACGCTGGGCGTCTTCGCCCTGCAGTCCACCGTCGCCGCGCACACCGTCAAGTCCTTGCCGTACGACACCGCCCGCGACCTGGCTCCGGTTCGACAGATCTCGACCGTCGCCAACGTCCTGGTCGTGAGGTCGGAAGGAACAGCCGTGGAGTTTGCCGACCTGCTGCGCCGCGACCCGCAGTCCAGGCTGGCCTATGCTTCGGGCGGAACAGGCACGCCTTCACACCTCGCTGCCGAGTTGTTCGCGCAGCATGTCAAGACGCAGATCCGGCACGTTCCCTTCAATGGGCCGATCGCGGCACTCACCGCGCTGGCCGGTGGGCATGTGGATGCGATGTTTGCAACGGCGCCTGCCTCCCTGCCGCTCATCAAGGGCGGCAAGTTGAGGCCACTGGCGGTGACCTCCCCGCAACGACTCCCGACCTTGCCTGACGTGCCGACCCTGGTGGAGCTCGGCTACGCCGACGCCAGCCTGGTTGACTGGCACGGACTGGTCGCGCCCGCGGGAACCCCGCCCGAACGCATCGAACAGATCTCGACCGCGATCGGCAAGGTCCTGGCCGACGAAAGCGTTCGCCAACGCCTGCAGTCGGCTGGGGTGCAACCCGTGGGCGCGTCCGGCCCGCCCGCCTTTCGCAGCTTCGTCGACGACGAGACCCGCCGTTGGACCGAAGTCCTGCGACGCGGGGGAATCTCGCTTCAGTAG
- a CDS encoding ABC transporter substrate-binding protein, whose product MPQLPTTRRAALLSATLLAASALLSMPPAAIADEAPKRGGTLVLGSTQIPRHLNGAVQSGIATAVPSTQIFASPLRFDDKWNPQPYLAESWKLAEDGKSLTLNLRKNAVFHDGKPVTSADVAFSIMAIKANHPFTTMMGPVEKVDTPDPHTAIIRMSTPHPAIVLAMSPALCPILPKHIYGDGQDLKSHPRNSTDVVGSGPFKLVEFKSGQRIVMERFDKFFLPGKPYLDKVIVNITPDMSSLMLGLERGDMQMLPFASVPTDLKRLANNPQVTFTPKGYEGIGALNWLAFNLTKKPLSDVQVRKAIATAIDKNFITKALMGGFATPADGPIVASSPFAVPDLVRYPVDLKKAAAMLDAAGYKAGENGERFKLTIDYLPGADDQQKTVAEYIRGQLKKIGIAVEVRASADFPAWAKRMASHDFDMSMDLVFNWGDPIIGVHRTYLSTNIKPVVWTNTQSYSNPKVDELLNTAGGIIDPTKRKAYYATFEKIVTDELPIVFINQVPYHTVASKKLGNVPATIWGPMSPYDEVYFK is encoded by the coding sequence ATGCCCCAACTCCCGACCACGCGCCGCGCCGCGCTGCTGTCCGCCACCCTGCTCGCCGCCAGCGCGCTCCTCTCCATGCCTCCTGCCGCCATCGCCGACGAAGCCCCCAAGCGCGGCGGCACGCTGGTGCTGGGCAGCACCCAGATCCCACGGCACCTGAACGGCGCAGTGCAGTCGGGCATCGCGACCGCCGTGCCTTCGACGCAGATCTTCGCGAGCCCGCTGCGCTTCGACGACAAGTGGAACCCGCAGCCCTACCTGGCCGAGTCGTGGAAGCTGGCCGAGGACGGCAAGTCGCTCACGCTCAACCTGCGCAAGAACGCCGTGTTCCACGACGGCAAGCCGGTGACTTCGGCCGACGTGGCCTTCTCGATCATGGCGATCAAGGCCAACCACCCGTTCACCACCATGATGGGCCCGGTCGAAAAGGTGGACACCCCCGACCCGCACACCGCCATCATCCGCATGAGCACGCCGCACCCGGCGATCGTGCTGGCGATGTCGCCTGCCCTGTGCCCCATCCTGCCCAAGCACATCTACGGTGACGGGCAGGACCTCAAGAGCCACCCTCGCAACAGCACCGACGTGGTCGGCTCGGGCCCTTTCAAGCTCGTCGAGTTCAAGTCCGGCCAGCGCATCGTGATGGAGCGATTCGACAAGTTCTTCCTCCCGGGCAAGCCTTACCTCGACAAGGTGATCGTCAACATCACGCCCGACATGTCCAGCCTGATGCTGGGCCTGGAGCGCGGCGACATGCAGATGCTGCCCTTCGCCAGCGTGCCCACAGACCTTAAGCGCCTGGCGAACAACCCTCAGGTCACGTTCACTCCCAAGGGCTACGAGGGCATCGGCGCGCTGAACTGGCTGGCCTTCAACCTGACGAAGAAGCCGCTGTCCGACGTGCAGGTGCGCAAGGCCATCGCCACCGCCATCGACAAGAACTTCATCACCAAGGCGCTGATGGGCGGCTTCGCGACGCCGGCCGACGGCCCGATCGTGGCCAGCAGCCCCTTCGCCGTGCCGGACCTGGTGCGCTACCCGGTGGACCTGAAGAAGGCCGCCGCGATGCTGGACGCGGCAGGCTACAAGGCCGGCGAGAACGGCGAGCGCTTCAAGCTCACCATCGACTACCTGCCCGGTGCCGACGACCAGCAGAAGACGGTGGCCGAGTACATCCGCGGTCAGCTCAAGAAGATCGGCATCGCGGTCGAGGTGCGCGCCTCGGCCGACTTCCCGGCCTGGGCCAAGCGCATGGCCTCGCACGATTTCGACATGTCGATGGACCTGGTGTTCAACTGGGGCGACCCGATCATCGGCGTGCACCGCACCTACCTCTCGACCAACATCAAGCCGGTGGTCTGGACCAACACGCAGTCCTACAGCAACCCGAAGGTCGACGAGCTGCTCAACACCGCCGGCGGCATCATCGACCCGACCAAGCGCAAGGCCTACTACGCGACCTTCGAGAAGATCGTGACCGACGAGCTGCCCATCGTCTTCATCAACCAGGTGCCCTACCACACGGTGGCGAGCAAGAAGCTGGGCAACGTGCCGGCCACCATCTGGGGCCCGATGTCGCCCTACGACGAGGTGTACTTCAAGTAG